The Flavobacterium faecale genome has a segment encoding these proteins:
- the nrfD gene encoding NrfD/PsrC family molybdoenzyme membrane anchor subunit, with translation MSSHYESSIRKPLVIGDRSYHDVTVDVAAPVEGKANKHWWIVFTIALTAFLWGLGCIIYTVSTGIGTWGLNKTVGWAWDITNFVWWVGIGHAGTLISAVLLLFRQRWRMAINRSAEAMTIFSVIQAGLFPIIHMGRPWLAYWVLPIPNQFGSLWVNFNSPLLWDVFAISTYLSVSLVFWWTGLLPDFAMLRDRAITPFNKRIYSILSFGWSGRAKDWQRFEEVSLVLAGLATPLVLSVHTIVSMDFATSVIPGWHTTIFPPYFVAGAVFSGFAMVNTLLIIMRKVSNLEAYITLQHIELMNIVIMITGSIVGVAYITELFIAWYSGVEYEQYAFLNRATGPYWWAYWSMMTCNVFSPQFMWSKKLRTSIMFSFIISIVVNIGMWFERFVIIVTSLHRDYLPSSWTMFSPTFVDIGIFIGTIGFFFVLFLLYSRTFPVIAQAEVKTILKGTGDNYIREREANKDSHHE, from the coding sequence ATGTCGTCTCACTACGAATCAAGCATTAGGAAACCTTTAGTTATAGGTGATAGAAGCTATCACGATGTAACAGTTGATGTAGCTGCTCCTGTTGAAGGAAAAGCTAATAAACATTGGTGGATTGTATTTACAATCGCATTAACCGCTTTCCTTTGGGGATTAGGTTGTATTATTTACACCGTATCTACAGGTATCGGAACATGGGGTTTGAATAAGACCGTTGGATGGGCTTGGGATATTACCAACTTCGTTTGGTGGGTTGGTATTGGTCACGCAGGAACATTAATTTCTGCAGTACTTTTACTCTTCCGTCAAAGATGGAGAATGGCTATTAACCGTTCTGCAGAAGCAATGACTATTTTCTCAGTTATTCAAGCGGGTTTATTTCCAATTATACACATGGGTCGTCCATGGTTGGCATATTGGGTTTTACCTATACCGAATCAATTTGGTTCATTATGGGTTAACTTTAATTCACCATTACTTTGGGATGTATTTGCAATTTCAACGTATCTATCTGTTTCACTTGTATTTTGGTGGACAGGTTTGCTACCAGATTTTGCTATGTTGAGAGATAGAGCTATAACTCCTTTTAATAAAAGAATTTATTCTATATTAAGTTTTGGATGGAGCGGTAGAGCCAAAGATTGGCAACGTTTTGAAGAAGTATCTTTGGTATTGGCTGGTTTAGCAACTCCACTTGTACTTTCTGTTCACACGATTGTATCGATGGACTTTGCTACATCTGTAATTCCAGGATGGCATACAACGATTTTCCCTCCTTACTTTGTGGCAGGAGCAGTTTTCTCGGGTTTTGCAATGGTAAACACTTTGCTTATTATTATGAGAAAAGTTTCTAACCTTGAGGCTTATATTACTTTGCAACACATTGAGTTGATGAATATTGTAATTATGATTACAGGTTCTATTGTTGGTGTTGCATATATTACTGAGTTATTTATCGCTTGGTATTCAGGTGTTGAATACGAACAATATGCATTTTTGAATAGAGCTACTGGTCCTTACTGGTGGGCATATTGGTCGATGATGACATGTAATGTGTTTTCACCTCAATTTATGTGGTCTAAAAAATTAAGAACAAGTATCATGTTCTCTTTCATTATTTCAATTGTAGTAAATATTGGAATGTGGTTTGAGCGTTTTGTGATCATTGTTACATCATTACATAGAGATTATTTACCGTCTTCTTGGACAATGTTTTCTCCGACTTTTGTTGATATCGGTATTTTTATCGGGACAATTGGATTTTTCTTCGTGTTGTTTTTGTTATACTCTAGAACTTTCCCTGTGATTGCTCAAGCAGAGGTTAAAACAATATTAAAAGGAACGGGAGATAATTATATTAGAGAAAGAGAAGCAAATAAAGATTCACACCATGAGTAA